TTGAATCAGTTGTGCGTTACACAGCCAATCCAAAGCACAACTAATCAATAATATATGTAATTACTTTGACTTCATATCTTAGTAAAGAATCAAGAATACTAGCGAATGGAAACCATAACAGGATTGATTCAGAACAGCAAAATCAAAGTTACATTATTCAAAGAATTCTAAACAAAAAACTATAGGTTATTTATTtcctaaacaaaaattaaaagcaacACAAAACACATATCCATTCCGTATTGTTTTTCCCTACTGGCATTCGCATACTCTTATCAACCTGATTTAACTTTGGGATTGATATAACTACAAGATATTTGCTGGTTGAGTGCATGAATTCTTCACTCATGGATTAGTCATCCTACTTTGCTGACAGATTGTGGCATAAGCAATTCATTTGTAAATCCTCAAATTATTTACATGTTGGCTGTTTCTCTTGGAAATATAGCAGGTCCTTacctatacttttttttatgaGTGGCAGGTTGTTACCTATAATATCATGTTAGAATAGTCATCCCAAATGGTTTCTCACTTTGGCATTTCAACAATGATAAATAGGGCAATGGTAGTGCAGTAGGAATAGACGCCGTCCATATGGCTAAAGAAAGGGTATCAGAGTCCTCTCTCCTAAGCTCTAATAGCAAGCTTTTCAATCTAAAAGGAATGATTCTCACAGTTGTTCAACAAATTTTCTACACGGACTTCAATCTATTGAACGCACCAAAGATGAAGAGGCATGCTTTCTAAGCATAGTGCATAATTTTCTGACCTATGTGAAAAACTGGAAATTTTAAGCGATCTGAATGGGGAAATTATAGTAAACCAGTCAATTTGGACCAGCAAATTGATTAGCATTTTGTATGGGATTTATAAAGCGGTACGCAAAATGGAAATATGGTATAACGATATTGAAATGGGAAATTGCAATATGATTCATAATCCTATATTAAGCACACTAATTCAGTAATCGTAACTAGCATCAAGTACCTTACCTTTACCTGCATTTCTTTGCGAGCTAACTGCCTCCAGACCAATTCCCTAACTACCACCAGACGAATTCCCCTGTCTCCCCGGAACTAGGTCCGCTACATTCAGTAGAATAAGGCTCTCCACATAAGCATCCAAATAAATATGCTCTAGGCCACAAAGGGGAAGATCTTCCAAATATCCTCGGCTACTAGGTCCGCAAGAAAAGAACCTGTCAGCATCGTGCACCAGAACTTCATCACTCTTTGGAAAGCCTATCACCCTCTGAAATCCCTCAATGCGAACATCATACAGCTTTGTCCAAGATTCCACTACTCCATACTCTTTCATCACCCACACGGCATGAGACGCCTCGATGCCAAATCCGGTACAAGGGACAAGTGCAAGCAACCCATCAATTAGCGCCACAGTAACGTCCAAGCCTTCTAACCCTTGTAAGCTCTTAGGCATACCCACTTCACCAAAGGCCTCATCCTTCATATTAAACGACATGATCACATTGCAAAAGGCACCTTGATGCCGTGGAGTGTGTGTGGACCAGTGGAGTGCCCCACACACTAAAACCGATGAGGACCAATACTTCATCGTGTAGCGAGAATCGGGGGCCGTAATAAAGCGCCATATGCCAGTTCGAAGCGTATAAATCTCAAACAGAGGTGGAACAGTTTTGCAATCATGGGGATTCATGAGTCTCACCAATTTGTAATCATCGGTCAAGGGCTCATACCCAAAGCCAAAAGTTTGTTGTAACGATCCAAGATTAGGCTTGGGAAGGGAGATGGCTTTTTGAATAGAAGGGTTCCAGAGAACACATAACCCACTTTCGTTATTGAAAGTCATATTGGCAAGACATAG
This window of the Corylus avellana chromosome ca5, CavTom2PMs-1.0 genome carries:
- the LOC132181010 gene encoding F-box/kelch-repeat protein At3g06240-like yields the protein MKQTNNPTHLLHFSLSFSKQATTPAFLLLKLKETILQSLTMSMSMSIWQWLPKEIITEILSWLPVKSLIRFRCVSKAWCSLISTSRFIATHLNHSLSNSQYQTSIFACHNYTFHTLLLYPSYQEIEQKGDFFANPSDLIELHDPFNHKYSLHLVGSSNGLLCLANMTFNNESGLCVLWNPSIQKAISLPKPNLGSLQQTFGFGYEPLTDDYKLVRLMNPHDCKTVPPLFEIYTLRTGIWRFITAPDSRYTMKYWSSSVLVCGALHWSTHTPRHQGAFCNVIMSFNMKDEAFGEVGMPKSLQGLEGLDVTVALIDGLLALVPCTGFGIEASHAVWVMKEYGVVESWTKLYDVRIEGFQRVIGFPKSDEVLVHDADRFFSCGPSSRGYLEDLPLCGLEHIYLDAYVESLILLNVADLVPGRQGNSSGGS